The Aeromicrobium sp. Leaf245 genome includes a region encoding these proteins:
- a CDS encoding ABC transporter ATP-binding protein: MSNPNPEGRPSSEQPLLEVKDLHVGFEADKKTIVPAVIGANLTVYPGQTVAIVGESGSGKSTTAHAIIDLLPGTGRITGGQILFEGTDIAHAKRSDIIALRGSSIGLVPQDPMSNLNPLWRVGTQIKESLEANGVAKGKAADARVVELLEEAGLPDAERRARQYPHEFSGGMRQRALIAMGLAARPKLLIADEPTSALDVTVQKQILDHLDRLTDELGFAVLLITHDLGLAAERADHLVVMYRGQIVESGPALEILQNPQHPYSKRLVSSAPSLASQRLSSVQARAEVREQAVQTAAEIAAEVATDSGEFGEGSSTIIEAKDLTKVFKIRGSRPGQSTDFTAVDQVSFRLERGTTTAIVGESGSGKSTVARMVLGLLDATSGSVEFDGVDITSLRSKKQQLAMRRQMQPVFQNPYASLDPMYSIYRSIEEPLRLHDIGTSKEREAKIRDLLEKVSLPASVMTRYPNELSGGQRQRVAIARALALDPEVVICDEAVSALDVLVQAQILNLLNELQSELGLSYLFITHDLAVVRQIADHVLVMQNGQVVEQSSVTDVFENPQQDYTRMLLDAIPGGSIPLGVVEAGDA, from the coding sequence GCCGACAAGAAGACGATCGTCCCCGCCGTCATCGGCGCGAACCTGACGGTCTACCCCGGTCAGACCGTGGCCATCGTCGGCGAGTCCGGCTCGGGCAAGTCGACGACGGCGCACGCCATCATCGACCTGCTCCCGGGGACCGGGCGCATCACCGGTGGCCAGATCCTGTTCGAGGGCACGGACATCGCCCACGCCAAGCGGTCCGACATCATCGCCCTGCGCGGGTCGTCCATCGGTCTCGTGCCGCAGGACCCGATGTCGAACCTGAACCCGCTGTGGCGGGTGGGCACCCAGATCAAGGAGTCGCTCGAGGCCAACGGCGTGGCCAAGGGCAAGGCCGCCGACGCACGCGTGGTCGAGCTGCTCGAGGAGGCCGGTCTGCCCGACGCCGAGCGACGCGCGCGGCAGTACCCGCACGAGTTCTCCGGCGGCATGCGCCAGCGCGCGCTCATCGCCATGGGCCTCGCGGCACGCCCCAAGCTGCTCATCGCCGACGAGCCCACCTCGGCCCTCGACGTGACCGTGCAGAAGCAGATCCTCGACCACCTCGACCGGCTCACCGACGAGCTCGGCTTCGCGGTGCTGCTCATCACCCACGACCTCGGTCTGGCTGCCGAGCGCGCCGACCACCTCGTGGTCATGTACCGCGGCCAGATCGTGGAGTCGGGCCCGGCGCTGGAGATCCTGCAGAACCCCCAGCACCCCTACAGCAAGCGCCTCGTGAGCTCGGCCCCCTCGCTCGCCTCGCAGCGGCTCTCGTCGGTCCAGGCGCGGGCCGAGGTGCGCGAGCAGGCGGTGCAGACCGCGGCCGAGATCGCGGCCGAGGTCGCGACGGACTCCGGCGAGTTCGGTGAGGGGTCCAGCACGATCATCGAGGCCAAGGACCTCACCAAGGTCTTCAAGATCCGCGGCAGCCGCCCCGGTCAGTCCACGGACTTCACGGCGGTCGACCAGGTCTCGTTCCGGCTCGAGCGCGGCACCACGACCGCCATCGTGGGGGAGTCCGGCTCGGGCAAGTCCACCGTGGCTCGCATGGTGCTCGGCCTGCTCGACGCCACGAGCGGGTCGGTGGAGTTCGACGGTGTCGACATCACCAGCCTGCGGTCCAAGAAGCAGCAGCTGGCGATGCGGCGGCAGATGCAGCCGGTCTTCCAGAACCCGTACGCGTCGTTGGACCCGATGTACTCGATCTACCGGTCCATCGAGGAGCCGCTGCGGCTCCACGACATCGGCACCTCCAAGGAGCGCGAGGCCAAGATCCGCGACCTGCTCGAGAAGGTGTCGCTGCCGGCGTCGGTCATGACGCGCTACCCCAACGAGCTGTCCGGCGGGCAGCGGCAGCGCGTCGCCATCGCGCGGGCGCTCGCCCTGGACCCCGAGGTGGTCATCTGCGACGAGGCCGTCTCGGCGCTCGACGTGCTGGTGCAGGCGCAGATCCTGAACCTGCTCAACGAGCTCCAGAGCGAGCTGGGCCTGTCGTACCTGTTCATCACCCACGACCTCGCGGTCGTGCGGCAGATCGCCGACCACGTGCTGGTGATGCAGAACGGCCAGGTCGTCGAGCAGTCGAGCGTGACCGACGTCTTCGAGAACCCGCAGCAGGACTACACGCGAATGCTCCTCGACGCGATCCCGGGCGGGTCGATCCCGCTCGGCGTGGTGGAGGCCGGCGACGCCTGA